Below is a genomic region from Candidatus Eremiobacteraceae bacterium.
GCGGCCGTTGCGGCCATCGTCGGTATCGCCCCAAGCTACGCGTACGGCAGCACCGGAACGGCAACATCGGCAACGTCCGGCACGCAAGTCGCGGATGCCATGGCGAACTTCGGCTCCCCGCCTTCGGGTGAGGTGCCTATCCTCTTCAACGATCACCACGTGTACGCGAATCCGGATACGCTCCGTCAAGGACGCGTCCTCGGCGCGATCGTCTCGCATGGCACGCTGCTCGTGCCGCTGCGCAGCATGTTCGAGCAGATGGGCGCCACCGTGTCGTACGATGCGGCGAGCAAGTCCGTCACGGCGCAAAAAGAAGGCGCGCAAGTCCAGGTGACCCTCGGCAAGAACGAGGTCATCATCAAC
It encodes:
- a CDS encoding copper amine oxidase N-terminal domain-containing protein; amino-acid sequence: MRKFQIAMLAAAVAAIVGIAPSYAYGSTGTATSATSGTQVADAMANFGSPPSGEVPILFNDHHVYANPDTLRQGRVLGAIVSHGTLLVPLRSMFEQMGATVSYDAASKSVTAQKEGAQVQVTLGKNEVIIN